A region from the Macrobrachium nipponense isolate FS-2020 chromosome 47, ASM1510439v2, whole genome shotgun sequence genome encodes:
- the LOC135204549 gene encoding zinc finger protein OZF-like, giving the protein MNPKHSLEFSLKSETEGALSLPSINQENSNLTAFSGTSDGDFLSLDSLIDIKIEPEEFCESNEDDEYSYGMNSIVNEKHPQTCKKNVKQERRIRDNREKPLISTDCEKAIHKKVNLTNNITNPTREKFICNDCGKAFSLKHNRIVHMRIHTGEKPFMCKECGKAFSQKPHLTIHMRTHTREKPFMCKECGKAFPRKDRLTIHMRTHTGEKPFMCKECGKAFPRKARLTIHMRIHTGENPFICNECGKAYSQKQSLNYITLEKKCHSFAMECGKAFSQKQSLKLHMRLHTGEKPFICKECGKAFSQKPHLTIHMRTHTGENSFICNECGKAFSQKQSLKLHMRLHTGEKPFICKECDKAFSQKQSLKVHMRLHTGEKPFICKECGKAFSHELSLKVHMRLHTGEKPFICKECGKAFSQKPHLTMHMRTHTGEKPFVCKECGRAFPRKDSLTIHMRTHTGENSFICNECGKPFSQTTKLKLHMRLHAEEGEKKKEKKKN; this is encoded by the exons atgaatccaaaacattctttagaattttctttgaaaagtgaaactgaaggtgcattatcactaccttccataaatcaagaaaataGCAACTTGACTGCCTTTAGTGGAACCAGTGATGGagactttttgtctctggatTCATTGATAGACATCAAAATAGAGCCAGAGGAATTCTGTGagtctaatgaagatgatgaatattcatatgGAATGAATTCAATAGTGAATGAAAAACATCCACAAACTTGCAAAAAGaatgtaaaacaagaaagaaggattCGTGACAATAGAGAGAAGCCTTTAATATCCACTGACtgtgagaaagcaattcacaagaaAGTTAATCTTACAAATAATATCACAAATCCtaccagagagaaattcatatgcaatgactgtgggaaagcattttccttgaaacaTAATCGTAtagttcatatgagaatccatacgggagagaagccattcatgtgcaaggaatgtgggaaagcattttcccagaaaccacatcttacaattcatatgagaaCCCACAcgagagagaagccattcatgtgcaaggaatgtgggaaagcatttcccaGGAAAGATCGtcttacaattcatatgagaacccacactggagagaaaccattcatgtgcaaggaatgtgggaaagcttTTCCCAGGAAAGCTCGtcttacaattcatatgagaatccacactggagaaaATCCATTCATATGCAACGAATGTGGAAAAGCATATTCCCAGAAACAAAGTCTTA ATTACATAACTCTGGAGAAAAAATGCCATTCATTTGCAATGGAATGtggaaaagcattttcccagaaacaaagtcttaaacttcatatgagattacatactggagaaaaaccattcatttgcaaggaatgtgggaaagcattttcccagaaaccacatcttacaattcatatgagaaCCCACACTGGAGAGAATTCATTCATATGCAACGAATGtggaaaagcattttcccagaaacaaagtcttaaacttcatatgagattacatactggagaaaagccattcatttgcaaggaatgtgataaagcattttcccagaaacaaagtcttaaagttcatatgagattacatactggagaaaagccattcatttgcaaggaatgtgggaaagcattttcccatgaACTAAGTCTTAAAGttcatatgagattacatactggagaaaaaccattcatttgcaaggaatgtgggaaagcattttcccagaaaccacATCTTACAATGCATATGAGAacccacactggagagaagccattcgtgtgcaaggaatgtgggagaGCATTTCCCAGGAAAGATAGtcttacaattcatatgagaaCCCACACTGGAGAGAATTCATTCATTTGCAACGAATGTGGAAAACCATTTTCCCAGACTACAAAACTTAAACTTCATATGAGATTACATGCtgaagagggggaaaaaaaaaaagaaaaaaaaaaaaactaa